One genomic segment of Catalinimonas alkaloidigena includes these proteins:
- a CDS encoding DUF58 domain-containing protein, translated as MNNKEELRKLLKKLRKYEISIRKAITTQMQGDFHSVFKGSGITFDDVREYQYGDDIRSIDWNATAKGHSVYVKTYKEEREQIVYMMLDVSASQEIGDPGHQKVDIGKEICGVLALSAIKESSQVGLLCFSDQKEAFVKPNKGDKHAYQIITKLYSTQPVSTKTNLNAGIHYLLNIVKRRSIIILVSDFIDEDYIGNLKALARKHDLIVVHLSDKRETQLPSLGIIPVYDKESKKTIWVNSSSSYFQSKVNSTYSGTRQSLEDFCRKHQADYLSIATEEDYIPKLINLFRVRNKVRKSA; from the coding sequence ATGAACAATAAGGAAGAATTACGAAAGTTGCTCAAAAAACTTCGCAAGTACGAGATATCTATTCGCAAAGCGATCACAACACAGATGCAGGGCGACTTTCACTCCGTATTTAAAGGCTCAGGCATTACTTTTGACGATGTACGTGAATATCAATACGGTGATGATATCCGTAGCATAGACTGGAATGCCACAGCAAAAGGTCATAGTGTATATGTAAAGACATATAAAGAAGAACGTGAGCAAATTGTTTATATGATGCTGGATGTAAGTGCTTCTCAGGAGATTGGCGATCCGGGACATCAAAAAGTAGACATCGGCAAAGAAATATGCGGGGTTTTGGCCCTTTCAGCCATCAAGGAATCCAGTCAGGTAGGTTTACTCTGCTTCTCTGACCAGAAAGAGGCTTTTGTAAAACCTAATAAAGGTGATAAACATGCTTACCAGATCATCACTAAGCTTTACAGCACCCAGCCGGTTTCTACCAAAACCAACTTAAATGCCGGTATTCATTATCTGCTGAATATTGTGAAGAGGCGCAGCATTATTATTCTCGTTTCGGACTTTATTGACGAAGACTATATCGGTAATTTAAAAGCACTGGCCCGTAAGCATGACCTTATTGTAGTACATTTATCGGACAAGCGAGAGACACAGCTCCCCAGTTTAGGCATTATTCCGGTGTATGACAAAGAAAGTAAAAAGACCATCTGGGTAAACTCTTCATCCTCTTACTTCCAGAGCAAAGTGAACAGCACCTATTCGGGCACAAGGCAAAGCCTGGAAGATTTTTGTCGCAAACATCAGGCAGATTACCTGTCAATCGCTACCGAAGAGGATTACATACCCAAGCTTATCAATCTGTTCAGGGTGAGAAATAAGGTCAGGAAAAGTGCGTAA
- a CDS encoding VWA domain-containing protein, translating into MPIESESWFSLDWFQAAVFSNFEYQHPFFLYLLPLIPLFFIVRWLVGLRSKQKLPIAFPKSAIKQSPITYLRLIPNLLIAIVSALLLLALSRPQKSDEQVEQWSEGIDIMLVIDISESMRIEDFRPNRLQAAKDVARDFIAGRMQDRIGLVVFSGDAYSLSPLTTDYDLLYKFIEDIDFSLIESRGTAIGSALAVATNRMRDAEEGEEGPERQGEASRVMVLLSDGDNTAGNLDPITAAELAHAYDIKIYSIAIGKEGKVPFGKDFFGNTRYVENSLDETTLREIAKIGEGQFYRVSNKEALEEVFRMIDEYEKAEIKETRYKDTTDFYWIYLSWAIGFFLLWLILKSTFVSNVLTD; encoded by the coding sequence ATGCCGATTGAAAGCGAAAGTTGGTTTTCTCTGGACTGGTTCCAGGCTGCTGTATTCTCAAACTTTGAGTATCAGCATCCGTTTTTTCTGTACCTGCTCCCCCTTATTCCACTGTTCTTTATTGTTCGCTGGCTGGTGGGGCTACGCTCCAAGCAAAAGCTTCCCATCGCGTTTCCTAAAAGTGCCATTAAGCAAAGCCCTATCACCTATCTGCGTCTGATTCCTAATTTGCTGATTGCCATTGTAAGTGCTTTATTGCTGTTGGCCCTGTCTCGTCCGCAAAAATCCGATGAGCAGGTAGAGCAATGGAGCGAAGGCATTGACATTATGCTGGTAATTGATATTTCAGAGTCTATGCGCATTGAAGATTTCAGACCTAATCGTTTGCAGGCGGCTAAAGACGTGGCCCGTGACTTTATTGCCGGCAGAATGCAGGACCGCATCGGGCTGGTCGTTTTTTCCGGTGACGCCTACTCGCTTTCTCCCCTTACTACCGACTATGATCTGCTGTATAAATTTATAGAAGACATAGACTTCAGCCTGATTGAAAGCCGGGGAACCGCTATTGGCAGTGCCTTAGCTGTAGCTACCAACCGTATGCGTGACGCGGAAGAAGGCGAGGAAGGGCCCGAGCGCCAGGGTGAGGCTTCCCGAGTAATGGTACTTTTGAGTGATGGTGACAACACTGCCGGTAACCTGGACCCGATTACTGCTGCTGAGCTGGCGCACGCTTACGATATCAAAATTTACTCTATTGCCATCGGCAAAGAAGGTAAAGTACCTTTTGGCAAAGACTTTTTTGGCAACACCCGCTATGTAGAAAACTCGCTGGATGAGACCACCCTCAGAGAAATTGCCAAGATCGGTGAAGGCCAGTTTTACAGAGTATCCAATAAAGAAGCGTTGGAAGAAGTATTCAGGATGATTGATGAATACGAAAAGGCGGAGATCAAAGAAACCCGCTATAAAGACACCACCGACTTTTACTGGATTTATCTATCCTGGGCCATCGGTTTCTTCCTGCTCTGGCTCATCCTCAAATCCACTTTTGTGAGTAACGTGCTGACGGATTAA
- a CDS encoding DUF4160 domain-containing protein translates to MPTVLSIDGFRFYFYSDEGNEPAHIHIKKANGRGKWWLEPNLEEEYAYEFTLQERRQIKRLINQHYEYLKTQWYEYFQR, encoded by the coding sequence ATGCCAACCGTATTATCTATAGATGGCTTTAGGTTTTATTTTTATTCAGATGAAGGTAATGAACCAGCCCATATCCATATCAAGAAAGCAAATGGTCGGGGCAAATGGTGGTTGGAGCCAAATTTAGAAGAAGAATATGCCTATGAATTTACATTACAAGAACGTAGGCAGATCAAACGTCTGATTAATCAGCATTATGAATATCTAAAAACACAATGGTATGAATACTTCCAAAGATAA
- a CDS encoding DUF2442 domain-containing protein: MNTSKDKIENKRASDPIDQLIFEGGLRMKKIWFDQDLDLIIVLLNNKKILKRPLSDFKQLADATEQQLNQFDNDGIGIYWPDLDEDLSLRGFLKYELAKMDTPLVA; encoded by the coding sequence ATGAATACTTCCAAAGATAAAATAGAAAACAAGCGAGCCAGTGATCCGATAGACCAGCTTATTTTTGAAGGAGGTTTGCGCATGAAAAAAATATGGTTCGATCAGGACCTGGACTTGATTATCGTTTTATTGAATAACAAAAAGATACTCAAACGCCCTTTATCAGATTTTAAACAATTAGCCGATGCAACAGAGCAGCAGCTAAACCAGTTTGATAATGATGGTATAGGTATCTACTGGCCTGATTTAGACGAAGACCTAAGTTTGCGAGGCTTTTTAAAGTACGAGCTTGCAAAAATGGATACACCCCTAGTGGCTTAA
- a CDS encoding bile acid:sodium symporter family protein has product MEILDEIQLNFNQDSLLLLNICMGLVMFGVAIELTVADFKNLWQKPKSLIIGLVAQFLILPLLTYVLVLLSNPIPSVALGMILVACCSGGNLSNMLSVMAGGNGALSVSLTAIATLAAVVATPANFALWGNLYLSSGVSLPQISISFSDMLETILLIVGVPLLLGMLFNHYFPKLTAKIRRPIRIISIVIFGAFIIGAFAANFNIFLEYIHFIVMIVLLHNALAYGGGYSLGQLFGLSLPDKKAITLETGIQNSGIALVLIFNFFDGVGGMAIIAGWWGIWDIISGLALAWGLSKVKKGISTEQVVS; this is encoded by the coding sequence ATGGAAATACTTGATGAGATACAGCTAAATTTTAATCAGGATAGCTTACTGCTGCTCAATATCTGCATGGGTTTGGTGATGTTTGGGGTAGCGATAGAATTAACAGTGGCTGATTTCAAAAACTTATGGCAGAAGCCCAAAAGTTTAATTATTGGCTTAGTAGCCCAGTTTCTGATTTTACCCCTGCTAACTTATGTTCTGGTCTTATTAAGCAATCCCATACCCAGCGTCGCTTTAGGTATGATACTCGTAGCCTGCTGTTCAGGAGGCAATCTTTCCAATATGCTGTCCGTGATGGCAGGGGGGAATGGAGCTTTGTCGGTAAGCCTCACCGCCATTGCTACTTTAGCGGCAGTAGTTGCCACTCCTGCTAATTTTGCGCTTTGGGGAAATCTGTATCTGAGTAGTGGAGTATCTCTACCCCAAATCAGCATCAGCTTTTCGGACATGCTGGAAACCATACTGCTCATCGTGGGGGTCCCACTGCTCCTGGGCATGCTTTTCAATCATTATTTTCCTAAGCTAACAGCTAAAATCCGCCGACCTATTCGCATAATATCAATCGTTATTTTTGGCGCTTTTATCATAGGAGCATTTGCTGCCAACTTTAATATCTTTCTGGAGTACATCCATTTCATCGTGATGATCGTACTGCTGCACAATGCGTTGGCTTATGGCGGTGGTTATAGTCTGGGCCAGCTTTTTGGTTTGTCGCTGCCCGATAAAAAAGCGATTACCCTTGAAACCGGCATCCAGAATTCGGGCATTGCTTTGGTGCTTATCTTTAATTTCTTTGATGGAGTGGGAGGCATGGCCATCATTGCCGGATGGTGGGGCATCTGGGACATCATTTCCGGTCTTGCGCTCGCCTGGGGACTGTCAAAGGTGAAGAAAGGAATTTCTACAGAGCAGGTGGTTTCATAG
- a CDS encoding DUF429 domain-containing protein, with amino-acid sequence MPEFILGIDAAWTVGGSSGLALLKKENTESPSLIKLAASYKEFVGEKTYTNQKALPDLHQVINEIGKIPHVVALDIPLSPRPMTTYRAADRQITSRYGKKGAAVHSPTHDRPGKVADHMFAQLSNAGLKWAGVDAIPENAPYFMEVYPHVSIIEYMQLEYRLPYKVQKKGKYWKEYPQEERYHLSIKQLLKLRAALQLKLNHSLDDYLPVLDQEQKYKTSFLKAYEDQLDAIVCALTGYDFLQGKAMALGDETSAIWIPNSI; translated from the coding sequence GATTAGCGCTTCTGAAGAAAGAGAATACAGAAAGTCCTAGTTTGATAAAGCTTGCTGCTTCATATAAGGAATTTGTAGGTGAAAAAACATACACGAATCAAAAAGCTCTTCCTGATTTACATCAGGTGATTAATGAAATTGGAAAGATACCCCATGTGGTAGCCTTGGACATTCCTCTTTCTCCCCGACCTATGACTACTTACAGAGCGGCAGATCGCCAAATTACCAGCCGGTATGGTAAAAAAGGAGCAGCGGTACATAGCCCAACCCATGATCGGCCGGGAAAAGTAGCCGATCATATGTTTGCTCAATTGAGCAATGCAGGCCTAAAGTGGGCGGGGGTAGACGCTATACCAGAAAATGCTCCATATTTTATGGAGGTTTATCCGCACGTCAGCATCATTGAATATATGCAACTGGAATATCGCTTACCGTACAAAGTGCAGAAAAAAGGTAAATATTGGAAAGAGTATCCTCAGGAAGAGCGTTATCACTTGAGCATTAAGCAACTGCTAAAGCTTCGTGCAGCCTTGCAACTGAAGCTCAACCACTCATTAGATGATTATCTTCCTGTGCTTGATCAGGAGCAGAAGTATAAAACTTCCTTCCTGAAAGCTTACGAAGATCAACTGGATGCCATAGTTTGCGCATTGACCGGCTATGATTTTTTGCAGGGAAAAGCGATGGCTCTGGGAGATGAAACCAGTGCCATCTGGATACCCAATTCAATCTAA